One genomic region from Candidatus Borkfalkia ceftriaxoniphila encodes:
- a CDS encoding RsmF rRNA methyltransferase first C-terminal domain-containing protein — protein MNLPEKYMQRMRAALSDYSEYAAIFEKEPYKAVRANTLKVSPSEFSRVAPFPLEGGVPWAENGFYISDERPGRSPLHDAGVFYVQEPSAMCAVPLLQIGKGDRILDLCSAPGGKGTQIAELLQGTGVVLMNEKIPDRAKILSRNVERLGIRNAVVTNEDPETLAAAFPAYFDKILVDAPCSGEGMFRKEPAAIENWSEENVAMCAARQDNILRCAAAMLRGGGRLVYSTCTFSPEEDEEAVGRFLKSHPEFILERQEKLYPHRVRGEGHFAAVLVKEGEGRGAVRRHWRKADKRLVNLYRAFERDFLKTPLEGDFIAFGETLYLVPEELFSLETLRVLRAGVCLGEHVKGRFEPDHALAMSVKTSDALCAEELSDRVNAYLKGEELSAQSAGRGYCLCTYMGFPLGLGKASGGALKNRLPKGLRKF, from the coding sequence ATGAATCTCCCCGAAAAATATATGCAGAGAATGAGAGCCGCGCTCTCCGATTATTCGGAGTACGCGGCGATTTTCGAAAAAGAACCTTATAAAGCCGTGCGCGCGAATACGCTGAAAGTCAGCCCGTCCGAATTTTCGCGCGTTGCGCCCTTTCCGCTCGAAGGGGGCGTCCCGTGGGCGGAAAACGGCTTTTATATTTCCGACGAAAGACCGGGACGCAGCCCGCTGCACGACGCGGGCGTCTTTTACGTGCAGGAGCCGAGCGCCATGTGCGCCGTGCCGCTCCTGCAAATCGGAAAGGGCGACAGGATTTTAGATCTTTGCAGCGCACCCGGCGGCAAGGGGACGCAGATCGCCGAACTGTTGCAGGGGACGGGCGTCGTTCTGATGAACGAAAAGATCCCCGACCGTGCGAAGATTCTTTCGCGCAACGTCGAGCGGCTTGGGATCCGCAACGCGGTCGTGACCAACGAAGATCCCGAAACGCTCGCGGCGGCGTTCCCCGCATATTTCGATAAGATATTGGTGGACGCGCCCTGTTCGGGCGAGGGAATGTTCCGCAAAGAGCCCGCGGCGATCGAAAACTGGAGCGAGGAAAACGTGGCGATGTGCGCCGCGCGCCAGGACAATATTTTGCGCTGCGCGGCGGCGATGCTGCGCGGCGGCGGCAGGCTGGTCTATTCCACCTGCACCTTTTCGCCCGAAGAGGACGAGGAGGCGGTCGGGCGCTTTTTGAAGTCGCACCCCGAATTTATTTTAGAGCGGCAGGAAAAACTGTATCCCCACCGCGTGCGCGGCGAAGGGCATTTCGCCGCGGTGCTCGTCAAGGAAGGGGAAGGGCGCGGCGCGGTGCGCAGGCACTGGCGCAAGGCGGACAAGAGGCTCGTCAATCTTTACCGCGCGTTCGAGCGCGATTTTCTGAAAACGCCGCTCGAGGGCGATTTCATCGCTTTCGGCGAAACGCTGTATCTCGTGCCCGAAGAATTGTTTTCGCTGGAAACGCTGCGCGTGCTGCGCGCGGGCGTCTGCCTCGGCGAACACGTCAAGGGGCGTTTCGAGCCCGACCACGCGCTCGCCATGAGCGTGAAAACCAGCGACGCCTTGTGCGCAGAAGAACTTTCCGACCGCGTAAACGCCTATTTAAAGGGCGAGGAGTTGTCCGCGCAGTCGGCAGGCAGAGGGTATTGTCTGTGTACGTATATGGGTTTTCCGCTCGGTCTCGGAAAGGCGAGCGGCGGCGCGCTCAAAAATCGTCTGCCCAAAGGACTTCGAAAATTTTAA
- a CDS encoding 3'-5' exonuclease, translating into MNYVFFDIECACVYKDVAKICVFGYCICDEKFNILKKEDILINPNGKFHLTAHGGDGIVLPYNYEDFKKYPDFPAFYRTIKDLLEGGDKIVVGHAAVNDVKYLNLETRRYKLPSFCFEFADTQILYMAMSETFDRQTGLDKLTELFQIEFQAHCAADDAYATMRVAEAMCRENQCTFPGLLEKYQIRNGSIRDYTFTNCSSKRGNEYYEKRAREKAERENVRVEFNNFVSRTRMRPQTRELYGKRFTFSRKIEEDLSLSKRLVREICRRGGRYSLKLGAANVFVTEENDESVRSVTAARLVGEGKPLQILHLSDLYSLLELNE; encoded by the coding sequence ATGAACTACGTTTTTTTCGACATTGAATGCGCATGCGTCTACAAAGACGTAGCCAAGATATGCGTGTTCGGGTACTGTATCTGCGACGAAAAATTCAATATACTGAAAAAAGAAGATATATTGATCAATCCGAACGGCAAATTTCATCTGACCGCGCACGGCGGCGACGGGATCGTCTTGCCGTACAATTACGAAGATTTCAAAAAATATCCCGATTTTCCCGCATTCTACCGTACGATTAAAGATCTTTTGGAGGGCGGCGACAAGATCGTCGTGGGGCACGCGGCCGTCAACGACGTCAAGTATCTGAATCTGGAAACAAGGCGATATAAATTGCCTTCCTTTTGTTTTGAATTTGCCGACACGCAGATATTGTATATGGCGATGAGCGAAACGTTCGACCGTCAGACGGGGCTGGATAAACTGACCGAACTGTTTCAAATAGAGTTTCAGGCGCACTGCGCGGCAGACGACGCCTATGCGACCATGAGAGTCGCCGAGGCGATGTGCCGCGAAAATCAGTGTACCTTTCCCGGACTTTTGGAAAAGTATCAGATCCGCAACGGCAGTATCCGCGATTATACGTTTACCAACTGCTCTTCCAAACGCGGAAACGAATATTATGAAAAGCGCGCCCGCGAGAAAGCGGAGCGCGAAAACGTACGCGTGGAATTCAATAACTTTGTCAGCCGCACGCGCATGCGCCCGCAGACGCGCGAATTGTACGGCAAGCGTTTTACGTTTTCCCGCAAGATCGAGGAAGATCTTTCCCTTTCCAAGCGCCTCGTGCGGGAGATCTGCCGCAGGGGCGGCCGCTATTCTTTGAAACTCGGCGCGGCGAACGTGTTCGTCACGGAGGAAAACGACGAGAGCGTGCGCAGCGTGACCGCCGCGCGGCTTGTAGGCGAGGGCAAACCTTTGCAGATCTTGCATCTGTCCGACCTGTATTCTCTTTTGGAGTTGAACGAATGA
- a CDS encoding 5'-methylthioadenosine/S-adenosylhomocysteine nucleosidase, which yields MLAVITAMQREADALLCRCAAQRSYRLCGKTVVLASACGREFHVVVCGVGKVNAAAGAQMAIDKLEADALLNIGVAGGISPRTALGKVFAIEKAVQYDFDLSQLNHTKIGTLDEYDSPYLPVLAKSAFPLATLATGDRFNDSTQDLALLNDELYADIRDMEGAAIAQVALSAKVPLYMYKAISDVVGGDCVQQYRDNLARALGALTAAVPQIFSEVK from the coding sequence ATGTTAGCAGTCATTACCGCCATGCAGCGGGAGGCGGACGCGCTTTTATGCAGATGCGCCGCGCAAAGATCCTATCGGCTTTGCGGAAAGACCGTCGTTCTCGCATCCGCGTGCGGCAGGGAATTTCACGTTGTGGTGTGCGGCGTGGGAAAGGTGAACGCCGCTGCGGGCGCGCAGATGGCGATCGATAAACTGGAAGCCGACGCCCTTCTGAACATCGGCGTGGCGGGCGGCATTTCTCCCCGCACGGCGCTCGGGAAAGTTTTCGCGATCGAAAAGGCGGTGCAGTACGATTTCGATCTGAGTCAACTCAACCATACGAAGATCGGCACGCTGGACGAATACGATTCGCCCTATCTTCCCGTACTCGCAAAGAGCGCTTTCCCCCTTGCGACGCTCGCAACCGGGGATCGTTTCAATGACAGCACGCAGGATCTGGCACTCTTAAACGACGAACTTTACGCGGATATCCGCGACATGGAAGGCGCCGCGATCGCGCAGGTCGCGCTATCCGCAAAAGTGCCCCTCTATATGTACAAGGCGATTTCCGACGTCGTGGGCGGCGACTGCGTGCAGCAGTACAGGGATAATCTGGCGCGCGCGCTCGGCGCTTTGACGGCCGCCGTCCCGCAGATATTCAGCGAGGTGAAATGA
- a CDS encoding S-ribosylhomocysteine lyase, translating to MMEKIPSFCKDHDNLQTGLYLSTVQQGVSTFDLRMKTPNGGDYVPPKALHTIEHIIATLLRNGPHKENIIYFGPMGCRTGFYLLTVALSFKQVLGELRRAFSLGAQAEEIPGSSKKECGNYLEHDLDGARKECAAYAAILSEVKADD from the coding sequence ATGATGGAAAAAATCCCTTCCTTTTGTAAAGATCACGACAATTTGCAGACGGGGCTGTACCTTTCCACCGTACAGCAAGGCGTTTCCACTTTCGACCTGCGCATGAAAACGCCCAACGGCGGCGACTACGTTCCGCCCAAAGCGCTGCATACCATAGAGCATATCATTGCCACGCTCCTTCGGAACGGTCCGCATAAGGAGAATATCATCTATTTCGGGCCCATGGGCTGCCGCACGGGGTTTTATCTTCTGACGGTCGCTCTGTCTTTCAAACAGGTGCTCGGCGAACTGCGCCGCGCCTTTTCTCTGGGCGCGCAGGCGGAGGAAATCCCCGGTTCGTCGAAAAAAGAGTGCGGCAATTATCTTGAACACGATTTAGACGGCGCAAGAAAAGAATGCGCCGCGTACGCAGCCATACTATCCGAGGTGAAAGCCGATGATTAA
- a CDS encoding uracil-DNA glycosylase, translating to MIKLGGGWDEALEELFQDENYAKIHEFLKQEYSHHVVYPDMYDIYNCFKLTPFERVKVVLLGQDPYHNVNQAHGLCFSVKEGVQPPPSLVNIFQELKEDVGCEIPSSGDLTNWANEGVLLLNTALTVRAHQANSHKNCGWTWFTDNVIRILSENRDHLVFILWGGNARSKKPLIDRRKHLILECAHPSPLSAYNGFFGCRHFSKTNEYLKANGIEPIDWNLCKQRG from the coding sequence ATGATTAAACTGGGCGGAGGCTGGGACGAGGCGCTGGAAGAATTATTCCAAGACGAAAATTACGCAAAAATTCATGAATTTCTGAAACAGGAATACTCGCACCACGTCGTTTATCCCGACATGTACGACATTTACAACTGTTTCAAACTGACGCCCTTCGAGCGCGTGAAAGTCGTGCTTCTGGGGCAGGACCCCTATCACAACGTGAATCAGGCGCACGGATTGTGCTTTTCGGTGAAAGAAGGCGTACAGCCGCCCCCGTCGCTCGTGAATATTTTTCAGGAACTCAAAGAAGACGTCGGATGCGAGATCCCTTCCTCGGGCGATCTGACGAACTGGGCGAACGAGGGCGTTTTGCTCTTGAACACCGCGCTCACGGTGCGCGCGCATCAAGCCAATTCGCACAAAAACTGCGGCTGGACGTGGTTTACCGACAACGTGATCCGCATTTTAAGCGAAAATCGCGACCATCTCGTATTCATTCTCTGGGGCGGCAACGCGCGTTCTAAAAAGCCGCTCATAGACAGGAGAAAACATCTCATTCTGGAATGCGCGCATCCCTCCCCGCTCTCCGCGTACAACGGTTTTTTCGGATGCAGACATTTTTCCAAAACCAACGAATATCTCAAAGCCAACGGCATAGAGCCAATCGACTGGAATCTTTGTAAACAGCGAGGTTAA
- a CDS encoding cofactor-independent phosphoglycerate mutase, whose amino-acid sequence MKYIVVLGDGMADRKLENLGNKTPLESARTPNLDALAARSEIGMCKTVPDGMKPGSDVANLSVLGYDPKQGYTGRSPLEAVSIGIPLRSTDVTMRCNLVTVSDEENYEDKRMIDYSAGEISTREANELIEYLKTFFDDEKFTLYSGVSYRHCLVIDKGETGNDLTPPHDITERPVRGHLPQGKLQKELLGMMRRSYELLKDHPVNLARIAAGKRPANSVWFWGEGTKPALENYEKKFGVKGGVISAVDLVKGIGMLAGMQILDVEGATGNYDTNFQGKADAALSALLNGLDLVYIHMEAPDECGHQGDVKHKIFSIEEIDRAVVGTLVKGLNDAKEPFRMLVCPDHPTPICIRTHTSDPVPYLLYDSEKDLSAGAARYDEEHAEATGVFVEDGYLLMQKLLNK is encoded by the coding sequence ATGAAATACATAGTTGTGCTCGGCGACGGCATGGCGGACAGAAAACTGGAAAACCTGGGCAATAAAACGCCGCTCGAAAGCGCGCGTACGCCCAATCTCGACGCGCTTGCCGCCCGCAGCGAGATCGGTATGTGCAAGACCGTGCCCGACGGCATGAAGCCCGGCAGCGACGTGGCGAATCTTTCCGTGCTCGGTTACGATCCCAAACAGGGCTATACGGGGCGCTCGCCTTTGGAAGCGGTTTCCATCGGCATTCCCCTTCGCAGCACCGACGTTACCATGCGCTGCAATCTCGTGACCGTTTCCGACGAGGAAAATTACGAAGATAAACGCATGATCGATTACAGCGCGGGGGAAATTTCCACCCGCGAGGCGAATGAACTGATCGAATATCTGAAAACGTTTTTCGACGACGAAAAATTTACGCTGTACAGCGGCGTGAGTTATCGTCACTGCCTTGTCATCGACAAGGGCGAAACGGGAAACGATCTTACGCCGCCCCACGACATTACGGAGCGCCCCGTGCGCGGTCATCTTCCCCAAGGGAAATTGCAGAAAGAACTTTTGGGCATGATGCGCCGCTCCTACGAACTTTTGAAAGATCATCCCGTCAACCTTGCGCGGATCGCGGCGGGCAAGCGCCCCGCCAATTCCGTATGGTTCTGGGGGGAAGGAACGAAACCCGCGCTGGAAAATTACGAAAAAAAATTCGGCGTGAAAGGCGGCGTGATCTCCGCCGTCGATCTGGTAAAGGGCATCGGCATGCTCGCAGGCATGCAAATTCTCGACGTAGAGGGCGCGACGGGCAATTACGATACCAACTTTCAAGGCAAAGCCGACGCGGCTCTCAGCGCCCTTTTAAACGGTCTGGACCTCGTTTACATTCACATGGAGGCACCCGACGAGTGCGGGCATCAGGGCGACGTAAAGCACAAGATCTTTTCCATCGAAGAGATCGACCGCGCCGTTGTGGGAACGCTCGTAAAGGGACTGAACGATGCGAAAGAGCCATTTCGTATGCTCGTATGTCCCGACCACCCCACGCCAATCTGTATCCGCACGCATACCTCCGATCCCGTTCCCTATCTTTTATACGACAGCGAAAAAGATCTTTCCGCGGGCGCAGCGCGCTACGACGAGGAACACGCCGAGGCGACGGGCGTTTTCGTCGAGGACGGATACCTTCTCATGCAAAAACTTTTGAACAAATAG
- the asnB gene encoding asparagine synthase B, protein MCSIFCCTSRQIDKAQMQRCFDKTVSRGPDMTALDSTPSGYMGFHRLAVMGLNAEGMQPFWMGKNMLVCNGEIYGFRALRRDLEAKGYVFHSKSDCEILLPLYAEYGVNMFSMLDAEFALVLYDGNTGEYIAARDPIGIRPLYYGYLSGGEIVFASEPKNLVGFVAGQIYPFPPGKYYRGGKFISYCDMTAVGGYTNGSLDEICRNIREKLVAGVEKRLDSDAPLGFLLSGGLDSSLVCAIGQRVLKKPIRTFAVGMDTDAIDLKYAREAASYIGSDHREVMITREDVLAALEEVIAALGTFDITTIRASMGMYLLCREIRRTTNVRVLMTGEISDELFGYKYTDFAPSAEEFQKESQKRVRELHMYDVLRADRCISVNSMEARVPFGDLAFVKYVMGIDPPLKMNTYGQGKYLLRRAFEGDWLPHGILYREKAAFSDAVGHSLVDDLKEYAERKYGAEWRKIAEKYAYHAKPFTKESLLYREIFEKYYPGQAAMVSDFWMPNKSWEGCDVNDPSARVLSNYGASGR, encoded by the coding sequence ATGTGTTCTATATTTTGCTGTACGAGCAGACAGATAGATAAGGCGCAAATGCAGCGCTGTTTCGATAAAACGGTTTCGCGCGGGCCCGACATGACCGCGCTGGACAGCACGCCGAGCGGGTATATGGGATTTCATAGACTCGCCGTTATGGGACTGAATGCGGAGGGGATGCAGCCTTTCTGGATGGGCAAAAATATGCTCGTATGCAACGGAGAAATATACGGTTTCCGCGCCCTTCGGCGGGATCTGGAGGCAAAGGGGTACGTCTTTCATTCGAAGAGCGACTGCGAGATATTGCTGCCCCTGTATGCGGAATACGGCGTAAATATGTTTTCCATGCTCGACGCGGAATTTGCGCTCGTGCTTTACGACGGAAATACGGGAGAGTATATCGCTGCGCGCGATCCCATCGGCATACGCCCGCTCTATTACGGGTATCTTTCGGGCGGGGAGATCGTGTTCGCGAGCGAGCCGAAAAACCTTGTCGGGTTTGTAGCCGGGCAGATTTATCCGTTCCCGCCCGGAAAGTATTACCGCGGCGGAAAGTTTATTTCTTACTGCGATATGACCGCCGTCGGCGGCTATACGAACGGCAGTCTCGATGAGATTTGCAGAAATATCCGTGAAAAACTCGTTGCGGGCGTTGAAAAACGGCTGGACAGCGATGCGCCGCTCGGGTTTCTGCTCTCGGGCGGGCTGGACAGTTCCCTTGTGTGCGCCATCGGACAGCGCGTGCTCAAAAAACCTATCCGCACGTTTGCCGTCGGCATGGATACGGACGCCATCGATCTGAAATATGCCCGCGAAGCCGCCTCCTATATAGGTTCTGATCACCGCGAAGTCATGATTACGCGCGAGGATGTGCTCGCCGCTCTGGAAGAGGTCATCGCCGCGCTCGGCACTTTTGACATCACCACGATCCGCGCATCCATGGGAATGTATCTGCTGTGCAGGGAGATCCGTCGCACAACGAATGTGCGCGTTCTGATGACGGGCGAGATCTCCGACGAGTTGTTCGGGTACAAATATACCGACTTTGCACCGAGCGCGGAAGAATTTCAAAAGGAATCGCAAAAGCGCGTGCGCGAACTTCATATGTACGACGTTCTCCGAGCCGATCGCTGTATTTCCGTCAACTCGATGGAAGCGCGCGTGCCTTTCGGCGATCTTGCCTTCGTAAAATACGTCATGGGCATCGATCCCCCGCTGAAAATGAACACCTATGGGCAGGGCAAATATTTGTTGCGCCGCGCATTCGAGGGGGATTGGCTCCCGCACGGCATACTTTACCGCGAAAAGGCGGCGTTTTCCGACGCGGTGGGACATTCCTTAGTGGACGACCTGAAAGAATATGCCGAACGGAAGTACGGAGCGGAATGGCGGAAAATCGCGGAAAAATACGCTTATCACGCAAAGCCGTTTACGAAGGAGAGCCTTTTATATCGGGAAATTTTCGAAAAATATTATCCCGGGCAGGCGGCGATGGTTTCGGATTTTTGGATGCCGAACAAGAGTTGGGAGGGCTGCGACGTGAACGATCCGAGCGCGCGCGTACTCTCCAACTACGGCGCGAGCGGCCGCTGA
- a CDS encoding LL-diaminopimelate aminotransferase → MKINENYRSLRDSYLFSDIAHKVAAFSESHPDRRIYKMGIGDVTLPLAPAVVAAMEEAVREQGERATFRGYGPEQGYPFLRESIREYYRSFGAAVDADEIFVSDGAKSDLGNILDLFDPDNTVLIPDPVYPVYVDTNKMAGRKIIYCAATRENAFLPMPDTSVKADIIYICSPDNPTGAAYSIERLRAWVDYARERGAVILYDAAYESFVSEKGLARSVYEVEGAKECAIEFCSFSKTAGFTGTRCGYTVVPFALKRCGMSLHAMWLRRQTTKFNGVAYAVQRGAAAALSEEGLRQIRANLSVYRNNAKIICDALDTLGIWYTGGRNSPYVWLQCPGFTNSFAFFDYLLEKTGVVGTPGGGFGRNGEGYFRLTSFADETTVRGAMAAFSAAFG, encoded by the coding sequence ATGAAGATCAACGAAAATTACCGCAGTCTGCGGGATAGTTACCTCTTTTCGGACATTGCGCATAAGGTGGCGGCGTTTTCCGAAAGTCACCCCGATCGGCGGATATACAAAATGGGAATCGGAGACGTGACTCTCCCGCTCGCGCCCGCCGTCGTTGCGGCAATGGAAGAAGCGGTGCGCGAACAGGGCGAAAGGGCGACCTTCCGCGGCTACGGGCCCGAGCAGGGCTATCCGTTTCTGCGGGAATCGATACGAGAATATTACCGTTCTTTCGGCGCGGCAGTGGATGCGGACGAGATCTTTGTTTCCGACGGCGCGAAGAGCGATCTGGGCAATATCCTCGATCTTTTCGATCCCGATAATACCGTGCTTATTCCCGATCCCGTATATCCCGTCTATGTGGATACCAATAAAATGGCGGGGCGCAAAATCATATATTGTGCGGCAACGCGGGAAAACGCGTTTCTGCCCATGCCCGATACGTCGGTAAAGGCGGATATCATCTATATCTGTTCGCCCGATAATCCGACGGGAGCGGCATACAGCATCGAACGGCTCCGCGCATGGGTGGATTACGCGCGGGAACGCGGCGCCGTGATTCTGTACGACGCGGCGTATGAGAGCTTCGTATCGGAAAAGGGGCTCGCGCGCAGCGTCTACGAGGTCGAGGGCGCGAAGGAATGCGCGATCGAGTTCTGCTCCTTTTCGAAAACGGCGGGGTTCACGGGCACGAGGTGCGGTTATACGGTCGTTCCGTTCGCATTGAAAAGGTGCGGTATGTCGCTGCATGCGATGTGGCTGCGCCGCCAGACGACCAAATTCAACGGCGTCGCATACGCCGTACAGCGGGGCGCGGCTGCGGCGCTTTCCGAAGAGGGGCTTCGGCAGATCCGTGCGAATCTTTCCGTTTACCGCAACAACGCAAAAATCATCTGCGACGCGTTGGATACGCTTGGCATATGGTACACGGGCGGCAGAAATTCGCCGTACGTGTGGCTGCAATGCCCGGGTTTTACAAACAGTTTTGCGTTTTTTGATTATTTGCTGGAAAAGACGGGCGTGGTCGGAACGCCGGGCGGCGGATTCGGCAGAAACGGCGAAGGATATTTCCGCCTGACCTCTTTTGCCGACGAAACGACGGTGCGCGGGGCGATGGCGGCGTTTTCGGCGGCGTTCGGCTGA
- the dapF gene encoding diaminopimelate epimerase, whose protein sequence is MLRKFVKMEGAGNDYIYFDCLREPLASPENLAVRLSDRHRGIGGDGIVLICPSGRADAKMRMFNADGSEGKMCGNAIRCVGKYLFESGAVPKSEMEIETLSGIKRLWLFPEGGTVRRVRVDMGKAEFAAAKIPVNLPSAQIIDYPLRLAGMQRRITCVSMGNPHCVVFEDPDGIELDAVGPLFENASVFPQRVNTEFVQKTGERSLKMRVWERGSGETLACGTGACAAAAASVAIGMFPRGEDITVRLPGGELVVNVGDRVLMTGEARMVFTGETEL, encoded by the coding sequence ATGTTGCGGAAATTCGTAAAAATGGAGGGCGCGGGCAACGATTATATTTATTTCGACTGCCTGCGCGAACCGCTCGCCTCACCCGAGAATTTGGCGGTGCGGCTTTCGGACAGACACAGGGGCATCGGCGGCGACGGGATCGTACTCATCTGCCCGAGCGGGCGTGCCGATGCGAAAATGCGTATGTTCAACGCGGACGGGAGCGAGGGAAAAATGTGCGGCAACGCTATCCGCTGCGTGGGAAAATATCTGTTCGAGAGCGGCGCCGTGCCAAAGAGCGAAATGGAGATAGAAACTTTGAGCGGCATAAAGCGGCTTTGGCTTTTTCCCGAAGGCGGAACGGTGCGGCGGGTGCGCGTGGATATGGGAAAGGCAGAATTCGCCGCCGCAAAAATTCCCGTAAACCTTCCCTCGGCACAAATCATCGATTATCCCTTACGGCTCGCGGGCATGCAGCGGCGCATCACGTGCGTTTCGATGGGCAACCCGCATTGCGTCGTATTTGAAGATCCCGACGGCATTGAACTGGACGCAGTAGGACCGTTGTTTGAAAACGCCTCCGTGTTTCCGCAGCGCGTCAATACGGAATTCGTTCAAAAGACGGGCGAACGCTCGCTGAAAATGCGGGTATGGGAGCGCGGCAGCGGGGAAACGCTCGCCTGCGGCACGGGCGCGTGCGCGGCTGCTGCCGCGTCGGTCGCGATCGGTATGTTTCCGCGGGGCGAAGATATAACGGTACGGCTTCCGGGCGGGGAACTGGTCGTCAACGTGGGCGACCGCGTTCTGATGACGGGCGAGGCGCGCATGGTATTTACGGGCGAAACAGAACTGTAA
- a CDS encoding ANTAR domain-containing response regulator — protein MQKITVHCGSDTVNKKVCRFLRENGFQPRSASEEENGSILALFVSLPKGSWEEKARALANGGTAVIAIVSPEEAASAERELSGVGGAVLCRPVRPSELLQALRICARVGCRLRALGDENERLKATIGELKLIDRAKCALVGYLGMTEKDAHRFLEKQAMDRRLPRREVALEILKAYET, from the coding sequence ATGCAGAAGATCACGGTGCACTGCGGTTCGGACACGGTGAATAAAAAGGTCTGCCGTTTTTTGCGGGAGAACGGCTTTCAGCCTCGTTCGGCGTCGGAAGAGGAAAACGGCTCGATTCTTGCGCTGTTCGTTTCTCTTCCTAAGGGGAGTTGGGAGGAAAAAGCGCGCGCACTCGCAAACGGCGGTACGGCGGTTATCGCGATCGTATCTCCCGAAGAGGCGGCAAGCGCCGAACGCGAACTTTCGGGCGTCGGGGGCGCGGTACTTTGCCGCCCCGTGCGGCCTTCGGAACTGTTGCAGGCGTTGCGTATATGCGCGCGCGTAGGCTGCCGCTTGCGTGCGTTGGGCGACGAAAACGAGCGGCTGAAAGCGACGATCGGCGAGTTGAAACTGATCGACCGCGCGAAGTGTGCGCTCGTCGGGTATCTGGGCATGACGGAGAAAGACGCGCACAGATTTCTCGAAAAGCAGGCGATGGACAGACGGCTGCCCCGCCGTGAGGTCGCTTTGGAAATTTTAAAGGCTTACGAAACATAG